Sequence from the Fundulus heteroclitus isolate FHET01 unplaced genomic scaffold, MU-UCD_Fhet_4.1 scaffold_68, whole genome shotgun sequence genome:
GAAATTAGAAACGTTcccagaaataaataaacattataaataaatattgtgtTCATACAACTTTAGAAAAGCATTAAGATTTTACAGAAATGCGTTTTAATAACagagttaaataaataatgtagtAGGCGGTGAATCCTGGTCGGCCCCTCCTCCACCTGGACTCACCTGTTGTCAGGTAGGACTGGGGTCAAAGGTTGGCATTCAGCACGGTGgcacacacacaataaatacTGGGGTAAACAGGACACAAAGGTTCTGGGATTCTGGGGTTCTGCGGGGCTACTTGATGTTCTTCAGCAGCGAGGTGCGGGCGTTCACCACCGCCTTGAAGGCGTCCTCGCTGCCGGGGGCCACGCATTTGTCCGGGTGCAGCAGGACGGCCAGCTTCCTGTACGCCTTGTTCACCTCCTCCCTGCAGACAGAGAACCGGGTCAGCGCGTGGTTCTCCGGGTCAGCGGGGAACCCGCCTCCCTCCGGACGGGTCCGGGACTCACCGCGTGGCGCCGGGCTTCACCCCCAACATGTCCCAGGAGTCCTTGCTGTTGCGGATGCGTCGGATGGTGTCGGCCTGCTCCTTGGTGAAGCCCACGCTGACCTCCGCCACCGGCCGCTTCCCGCCGTTCTCACACATGTCCGTGATGGAGGAGAAGAAGGCCTGCAGACGAGAACACCCTCAGAACCTCTGGTGGAGCGGGACGGACCGCCGCGGCCGGGCCGGCCGTTACCTGGAACATCTCGTTAATGCCCTCGCCGCTCTGGGCTGACGTCTCAAAGTAGTGAAACCCTCTGGACTCGGCCCACAGACGGCCCTCACCTTCGTCCACCACGCGCCGCTTCGTCAGGTCCACCTGAACACAAAGAGCCCACGAGTGCTCGCGCTCGTTAACTGGCTCGTTAACTGACTCCTAATTAACTCGTTAACTGACTTGTTAACTGGCTCGTATTGGACTAATTAACTGACTCGTTAACTGACTCATTAAATGACTCGTTAACTAACTCCTATTGGACTCATTTACTGACTCGTTAACTGGCTCATTAACTGACTCCTATTGGACTCATTAACTGACTCGTTAACTGGCTCGTTAACTGACTCCTAGTTAACTCATTAACTAACTCATTAACTGGCTCATAACAGACGTAACTGACTTGTTAACTGACTCATTAATGGACTCATAACAGACTTGTTAAATGAGGTGTAACTGACTTGTTAACTGGCTCATTAATGGACTTGTTAACTGACTCATAACAGACTTAACTCACTTGTTAACTGGCTCATTAATGGACTTGTTAACTGGCTCATAACTGGCTTAACTGACTTGTTAACTGGCTCATTAATGGACTTGTTAACTAACTCAAAACAGACTTAACTGACTTGTTAACTGTCTCATTAATGGACTCATAACGGACTTGTTAAATGAGGTGTAACTGACTTGTTAACTGGTTCATTAATGGACTTGTTAACTGACTCATAACAGACTTAACTGACTTTTTAACTGGCTCAATAATGGACTTGTTAACTGACTCAAAACAGACTTAACTGACTTGTTAACTGTCTCATTAATGGACTCATAACAGACTTGTTAAATGAGGTGTAACTGACTTGTTAACTGGTTCACTAACGGACTTGTTAACTGACTCATAACAGACTTAACTGACTTGTTAACTGGCTCATTAATGGACTTGTTAACTGGCTCATAACAGACTTAACTGACTTGTTAACTGACTCAATAATGGACTCATAACGGACTTGTTAAATGAGTCGTAACTGACTCATAACAGACTTAACTGACTTGTTAACTGGCTCATTAATGGACTTGTTAACTGACTCAAAACAGACTTAACTGACTTGTTAACTGTCTCATTAATGGACTTGTTAACTGGCTCATAACAGACTTAACTGACTTGTTAACTGACTCATTAATGGACTTGTTAATTGGCTCATAACAGACTTAACTGACTTGTTAACTGGCTCATTAATGGACTTGTTAACTGGCTCATAACAGACTTAACTGACTTGTTAACTGACTCAATAATGGACTCATAACGGACTTGTTAAATGAGTCGTAACTGACTCATAACAGACTTAACTGACTTGTTAACTGGCTCATTAATGGACTTGTTAACTGACTCAAAACAGACTTAACTGACTTGTTAACTGTCTCATTAATGGACTCATAACGGACTTGTTAAATGAGGTGTAACTGACTTGTTAACTGGTTAATTAATGGACTTGTTAACTGACTCATAACAGACTTAACTGACTTTTTAACTGGCTCAATAATGGACCTGTTAACTGACTCAAAACAGACTGAACTGACTTGTTAACTGTCTCATTAATGGACTCATAACGGACTTGTTAAATGAGGTGTAACTGACTTGTTAACTGGTTCACTAACGGACTTGTTAACTGACTCATAACAGACTTAACTGACTTGTTAACTGGCTCATTAATGGACTTGTTAACTGGTTCATAACAGACTTAACAAACTTGTTAACTGACTCATTAATGGACTCATAACGGACTTGTTAGATGAGGTGTAACTGACTTGTTAACTGGCTCATTAATGGACTTGTTAACTGACTCAAAACAGACTTAACTGACTTGTTAGCTGTCTCATTAATGGACACATAATGGACTTGTTAAATGAGGTGTAACTGACTTGTTAACTGGTTCATTAATGGACTTGTTAACTGACTCAAAACAGACTTAACTGACTTGTTAACTGTCTCATTAATGGACACATAACGGACTTGTTAAATGAGGTGTAACTGACTTGTTAACTGGTTCATTAATGGACTTGTTAACTGACTCATAACAGACTTAACTGACTTGTTAACTGGTTCATTAATGGACTTGTTAACTGGCTCATAACAGACTTAACTGACTTGTTAACTGACTCATTAATGGACTCATAACGGACTTGTTAAATGAGGTGTAACTGACTTGTTAACTGGCTCATTAATGGACTTGTTAACTGACTCAAAACAGACTTAACTGACTTGTTAACTGTCTCACTAATGGACTTGTTAACTGACTCATAACAGACTTAACTGACTTGTTCACTGTCTCATTAATGGACTCATAACGGACTTGTTAGATGAGGTGTAACTGACTTGTTAACTGGCTTATTAATGGACTTGTTAACTGGCTCATAACAGACTTAACTGACTCATTAACTGACTCATTAACTGAGTCGGGGTCTTCCTGAGTTATCCTACGGGTTCTTCCTGAGTTATCCTACCGGTTCCTCCTGAGTTATTCTACGGGTTCTTCCTGAGTTATTCTACGGGTTCTTCCTGAGTTATCCTACGGGTTCCTCCTGAGTTATTCTACGGGTTCTTCCTGAGTTATCCTACGGATTCTTCCTGAGTTATCCTACGGATTCTTCCTGAGTTATCCTACGGGTTCTTCCTGAGTTATTCTACGGGTTCTTCCCGAGTTATTCTACAGGTTCTTGTGGCCCGGGGTGGGCCGCAGGAACCGGACCTTGTTGGCGCAGACGACGAACACGATGCTGTCCATGTTGGCCTGAGAACCCATCTCCTGCTTCATCTCTCCCAGCCAGCTGTCCAGGGCGTCGAAGCTCTCCCTGAGGCCCACGTCGTACACCAGCAGAACCCCCTGGCTGTCTTTGTAGAACTCGTTCCGGACCTGGAGCAGAGAACAGAGCTgctgcagcgccacctgctggaagAACCGCGGCATCACGGCAAAGATCCTGCAGAGCCT
This genomic interval carries:
- the dnajc27 gene encoding dnaJ homolog subfamily C member 27 isoform X1, which produces METTATKRRDNKKSLRVKVISLGNAEVGKSCIIKRYCEKRFVPKYLATIGIDYGVTKVQVRDREIKVNIFDMAGHPFFYEVRNEFYKDSQGVLLVYDVGLRESFDALDSWLGEMKQEMGSQANMDSIVFVVCANKVDLTKRRVVDEGEGRLWAESRGFHYFETSAQSGEGINEMFQAFFSSITDMCENGGKRPVAEVSVGFTKEQADTIRRIRNSKDSWDMLGVKPGATREEVNKAYRKLAVLLHPDKCVAPGSEDAFKAVVNARTSLLKNIK
- the dnajc27 gene encoding dnaJ homolog subfamily C member 27 isoform X2 yields the protein METTATKRRDNKKSLRVKVISLGNAESCIIKRYCEKRFVPKYLATIGIDYGVTKVQVRDREIKVNIFDMAGHPFFYEVRNEFYKDSQGVLLVYDVGLRESFDALDSWLGEMKQEMGSQANMDSIVFVVCANKVDLTKRRVVDEGEGRLWAESRGFHYFETSAQSGEGINEMFQAFFSSITDMCENGGKRPVAEVSVGFTKEQADTIRRIRNSKDSWDMLGVKPGATREEVNKAYRKLAVLLHPDKCVAPGSEDAFKAVVNARTSLLKNIK